Proteins from a genomic interval of Microbacterium phyllosphaerae:
- a CDS encoding M20 metallopeptidase family protein, whose amino-acid sequence MTLLDDARGLLPELVALRRAIHADPELGLALPRTQQRVLDALEPWELETRCGTGLSSVAAVVRGAHPGPTVLLRADMDALPLTEDTGLDYAASGERMHACGHDLHVAGLVGAAHLLAARREELHGDVLLMFQPGEEIGDGAKRMIDEGLLKLTGSTPVAAFGIHVVPGEYGIFSTRVGALMAGAIEVEVTITGQGGHASAPHLTRDPVPALAELVTALQTFVTRRFDVFDPVVLSVTQVHAGGPARNIISDTATLVASVRVLSHESSARVQEELPVLAREIAAAHGCTAEVDTTVLCPPTVNDASAVAAVRSTLAGLFGEERVLETPNPVMGSEDFSYVLEQVPGAFLFLRATPAEVDLETAAPNHSPHVVFDDSVLADQSAALAAFALDRLRG is encoded by the coding sequence ATGACCCTGCTCGACGATGCTCGGGGCCTCCTTCCCGAACTCGTGGCCCTGCGCCGCGCCATCCACGCCGACCCCGAACTCGGACTCGCGTTGCCCAGAACTCAGCAGAGAGTGCTCGATGCCCTCGAACCGTGGGAGCTCGAGACACGGTGCGGCACCGGCCTGAGCTCCGTGGCCGCGGTCGTTCGCGGCGCGCACCCCGGCCCGACGGTGCTGCTGCGCGCCGACATGGATGCCCTGCCGCTCACCGAGGACACCGGACTCGACTACGCCGCCTCGGGAGAGCGGATGCACGCGTGCGGGCACGACCTGCACGTCGCCGGTCTCGTCGGCGCCGCTCACCTGCTGGCCGCCCGTCGGGAGGAGCTTCACGGCGACGTGCTGCTGATGTTCCAGCCGGGTGAGGAGATCGGCGACGGTGCGAAGCGGATGATCGACGAGGGTCTGCTGAAGCTCACCGGATCGACCCCTGTCGCGGCTTTCGGCATTCACGTGGTGCCGGGGGAGTACGGGATCTTCTCGACCCGCGTCGGTGCTCTCATGGCCGGAGCGATCGAGGTCGAGGTGACCATCACCGGTCAGGGCGGCCATGCCTCGGCGCCGCACCTCACCCGCGACCCCGTGCCGGCACTCGCTGAGCTGGTGACGGCTCTGCAGACTTTCGTCACACGACGCTTCGATGTGTTCGACCCTGTCGTGCTCAGCGTCACCCAGGTGCACGCGGGCGGCCCCGCCCGCAACATCATCTCCGACACCGCGACCCTCGTCGCCTCGGTGCGGGTGCTCTCGCACGAGAGCAGCGCCCGGGTGCAGGAGGAGCTGCCGGTGCTCGCCCGCGAGATCGCCGCGGCTCACGGCTGCACCGCGGAGGTCGACACCACCGTGCTCTGCCCGCCGACCGTCAACGACGCGAGCGCTGTCGCCGCCGTGCGCTCGACGCTGGCCGGGCTGTTCGGCGAGGAGCGGGTGCTCGAGACCCCGAATCCGGTGATGGGGTCGGAGGACTTCTCGTACGTGCTCGAGCAGGTGCCGGGTGCGTTCCTGTTCCTTCGCGCGACGCCCGCAGAGGTCGATCTCGAGACGGCCGCACCGAACCACTCGCCGCACGTCGTGTTCGACGACTCGGTGCTGGCCGATCAGTCGGCCGCGCTCGCTGCCTTCGCGCTCGACCGGCTGCGGGGCTGA
- a CDS encoding ABC transporter ATP-binding protein — MMADLVIENLVVTFGRGHHAVNAVDDVSLTVPHGTTVGLVGESGSGKSTVARTVAGLQKPTSGRILLDGTDLAVGRRDRRAHARDVQMIFQDPYSSLNPRMSVGETLDEALATHGAGNARARAAGVKELLELVRLKPGVSELHPSSLSGGMRQRVAIARCLAVKPRLIIADEITSALDASVQGAVLNLMRELQRELELSVLFITHNLAAVRYIADTTAVMRNGEIVEYGDADAIVSHPVHPYTQALVAAIPRIQNAGTDSLLHSIGH, encoded by the coding sequence ATGATGGCTGATCTCGTCATCGAGAACCTCGTGGTCACGTTCGGTCGAGGCCACCACGCCGTGAACGCTGTCGACGACGTGTCGCTCACCGTGCCGCACGGCACGACGGTGGGGCTCGTCGGCGAGTCGGGTTCGGGAAAATCGACCGTCGCGCGCACCGTCGCCGGGCTGCAGAAGCCGACCTCGGGGCGCATCCTGCTCGACGGCACAGACCTCGCGGTCGGCCGCCGCGATCGCCGTGCACATGCCCGCGACGTGCAGATGATCTTCCAGGATCCGTACTCCTCGCTCAATCCGCGCATGTCGGTCGGAGAGACCCTCGATGAGGCCCTCGCGACTCACGGAGCGGGCAACGCGCGCGCTCGCGCCGCCGGAGTCAAGGAGCTCCTCGAACTCGTCCGGCTCAAGCCCGGGGTCTCGGAGCTGCATCCGTCGAGCCTGTCCGGAGGCATGCGGCAACGCGTCGCCATCGCACGCTGTCTCGCCGTGAAACCGCGACTGATCATCGCCGACGAGATCACCTCGGCCCTCGACGCCTCGGTGCAGGGTGCGGTGCTCAACCTCATGCGCGAGCTGCAGCGCGAGCTCGAGCTCTCGGTGCTGTTCATCACGCACAACCTCGCCGCGGTCCGCTACATCGCCGACACGACGGCGGTCATGCGCAACGGCGAGATCGTCGAGTACGGTGACGCCGACGCGATCGTCTCGCACCCGGTGCATCCGTACACACAGGCGCTCGTCGCCGCGATCCCGCGCATCCAGAACGCGGGAACCGACAGCCTCCTCCACTCGATCGGACACTGA
- a CDS encoding dipeptide/oligopeptide/nickel ABC transporter permease/ATP-binding protein produces MTSAHRRRSWLLQSPMALISLTFIAIFALLAVIAPMLWGTQAETPSPADLLQPPSAEHLLGTDALGRDLLLRTLVATRLSLVMALAATAMGAVAGLILGALPVVAGARVQRLFGSVINTWLAFPVLLVAMLTVILLGTGSTTAVIALALTMTPSFARLAQTLSSRVGGSEYLAAARLLGVSKTRQFTRYIIPNIAEPVIVNVTLSIGGGLLALSSLSFLGVGVQPPEYDWGRLLSEGFEQVYSQPSAIVGPGVMVVVAGIMFGMFGEALASHMRGRGRARTLSARELGDPTRVDATGVAEEPTDDVEPLLEVAGLSVSFPGEHGWVRPVQDVSFRIAPGEIVGVVGESGSGKSVTMMAIAQLAPAGAAVSAQRLRFAGEELAGLSDERAAKKLGTRVGVVFQDSLTALNPALRVGTQLAEVPRVHQGASRKDADAAAVEALAAVSITDPSRRAKQFPHEFSGGMRQRALIAMSQIGKPRLIIADEPTTALDVTVQQRVLALLRRECEETGAAAIVVSHDIAVLAELCQRILVMYGGRIVEDVDVRHLAEPELLAHPYTRALAESLPDLDTDRTAPLATIPGEPPDLSLPVVGCGFAPRCAFATEVCRTETPQLVAHGSGRVACWHPQDQDAGVHEDSFEKAGA; encoded by the coding sequence ATGACCTCCGCACACCGGCGTCGTTCCTGGCTGCTGCAGTCACCGATGGCGTTGATCTCCCTGACCTTCATCGCGATCTTCGCCCTTCTCGCCGTCATCGCTCCCATGCTCTGGGGAACGCAGGCCGAGACCCCGTCTCCGGCCGACCTGCTGCAGCCTCCGAGTGCGGAGCACCTGCTCGGCACCGATGCGCTCGGCCGCGATCTGCTGCTGCGCACGCTCGTGGCGACGCGCCTGTCACTCGTGATGGCGCTGGCGGCGACCGCGATGGGTGCTGTCGCAGGGCTCATCCTCGGCGCGCTGCCGGTGGTCGCGGGTGCCCGCGTGCAACGCCTCTTCGGGTCGGTGATCAACACCTGGCTCGCGTTCCCGGTGCTGCTCGTGGCCATGCTCACGGTGATCCTGCTCGGCACCGGATCCACGACCGCGGTGATCGCGCTGGCCCTGACGATGACCCCGTCGTTCGCCCGTCTGGCGCAGACCCTGTCGTCTCGCGTCGGCGGCTCGGAGTATCTCGCAGCGGCCCGCCTGCTCGGTGTGTCGAAGACGCGTCAGTTCACCCGGTACATCATTCCGAACATCGCCGAACCCGTGATCGTCAACGTGACGCTCTCGATCGGCGGCGGGCTGCTCGCGCTGTCGAGCCTGAGCTTCCTCGGGGTCGGTGTGCAGCCACCCGAGTACGACTGGGGCCGCCTGCTCAGCGAGGGCTTCGAGCAGGTCTACAGCCAACCGTCGGCGATCGTCGGCCCCGGCGTGATGGTGGTGGTCGCCGGCATCATGTTCGGCATGTTCGGTGAGGCGCTCGCCTCGCACATGCGCGGTCGAGGCCGGGCGCGCACGCTCTCGGCGCGCGAACTCGGCGATCCGACCCGCGTCGATGCGACGGGCGTCGCGGAGGAGCCCACCGACGACGTCGAGCCGCTCCTCGAAGTGGCAGGTCTCAGCGTCTCGTTCCCCGGCGAGCACGGCTGGGTTCGTCCGGTGCAGGACGTCTCGTTCCGCATCGCCCCCGGCGAGATCGTCGGCGTCGTCGGCGAATCGGGCAGCGGGAAGAGCGTGACGATGATGGCGATCGCGCAGCTCGCGCCGGCAGGTGCCGCGGTCAGTGCGCAGCGGCTCCGCTTCGCCGGTGAGGAGCTCGCGGGTCTCTCGGACGAACGTGCGGCGAAGAAGCTCGGTACCCGCGTCGGCGTCGTCTTCCAGGACTCTCTGACAGCTCTCAACCCCGCGCTCCGCGTGGGCACGCAGCTCGCCGAGGTTCCGCGGGTGCACCAGGGCGCATCGCGCAAGGATGCCGATGCCGCGGCCGTCGAGGCCCTCGCGGCCGTGTCGATCACCGATCCGAGCCGCCGTGCCAAGCAGTTCCCGCACGAGTTCTCCGGAGGCATGCGTCAGCGCGCACTGATCGCGATGTCGCAGATCGGCAAGCCGAGACTGATCATCGCCGACGAGCCGACGACGGCCCTCGACGTCACGGTGCAGCAGCGCGTGCTCGCTCTGCTGCGTCGAGAGTGCGAGGAGACGGGCGCTGCCGCGATCGTCGTGTCGCATGACATCGCGGTGCTCGCCGAGCTGTGCCAGCGGATCCTCGTGATGTACGGAGGCCGGATCGTCGAGGATGTCGACGTGCGTCATCTCGCCGAGCCCGAGCTCCTCGCGCACCCCTACACGCGGGCGCTCGCCGAGTCGCTCCCCGACCTCGACACCGATCGCACCGCTCCGCTCGCGACGATCCCCGGTGAGCCGCCGGATCTCTCGCTGCCGGTCGTGGGATGCGGATTCGCACCACGCTGCGCCTTCGCGACCGAGGTGTGCCGCACCGAGACGCCGCAGCTCGTGGCCCACGGCTCCGGACGTGTGGCGTGCTGGCATCCGCAGGATCAGGATGCGGGCGTCCACGAAGACTCCTTCGAGAAGGCGGGTGCATGA
- a CDS encoding S10 family peptidase, with translation MTEPIPADSATSETFTSRRYQITVGGSTLAYSAGAGTVIVRDDEQRPLASVFYTSYIADRLDGGPVRPVTFLFNGGPGSASLWLNIGGFGPKRTPTNTPQATPPAPYLSGDNPHTLLSASDLVFIDAPGTGYSRLLGDAEESEVFGVDQDVDAFAKAITRWLTLTNRWNAPRFLFGESYGTTRASALVHRLQNQGLDFNGVVLLSTVLNWGESNLGGPREYINLLPSYAATAWYHGKARTTHTALEPFLAEAREFAQGPFAEALLRGDLLSGAQEDAVAQQLSALIGLDADYLKTHHFRIGMEQYRYALLADEGKVIGRFDTRFTAEHQYVVGNGSHDPATDDAATAGVNSAHLSTYRTHLVDDIGYTSELHYRHLHNMPIARAWDWKHKAPGIDAPQLVPDVSLDLSAAVRRNPNLKVYVMGGFYDLATPFFGPELDVAHLYLAPSLRENIRFTFYESGHMTFVDERAVERMKSDLDAFYLDATAR, from the coding sequence ACGCTGGCCTACTCCGCGGGTGCCGGCACGGTGATCGTCCGCGACGACGAGCAGCGCCCGCTCGCGAGCGTGTTCTACACCTCGTACATCGCCGACCGCCTCGACGGCGGCCCCGTGCGCCCCGTGACGTTCCTCTTCAACGGCGGCCCCGGATCTGCGAGCCTGTGGCTCAACATCGGCGGCTTCGGCCCGAAGCGCACCCCCACGAACACCCCGCAGGCGACTCCTCCGGCGCCCTACCTCTCGGGCGACAACCCGCACACGCTGCTCAGCGCATCGGATCTCGTGTTCATCGACGCCCCCGGCACCGGCTATTCGCGGCTGCTCGGAGACGCCGAGGAGTCCGAGGTCTTCGGCGTCGACCAGGACGTCGACGCCTTCGCCAAGGCGATCACCCGCTGGCTCACCCTCACGAACAGATGGAACGCCCCGCGTTTCCTGTTCGGAGAGTCGTACGGCACGACCAGGGCATCGGCGCTCGTGCACCGCCTGCAGAACCAGGGACTCGATTTCAACGGCGTGGTGCTGCTGTCGACCGTGCTGAACTGGGGCGAGAGCAACCTGGGCGGCCCGCGCGAGTACATCAACCTGCTGCCCTCGTATGCGGCGACCGCCTGGTATCACGGCAAGGCGCGCACGACGCACACGGCGCTCGAACCGTTCCTCGCGGAGGCCCGCGAGTTCGCACAGGGCCCATTCGCCGAGGCTCTGCTGCGTGGAGACCTGCTCTCCGGCGCGCAGGAGGATGCGGTGGCCCAGCAGCTGAGCGCCCTGATCGGACTCGACGCCGACTACCTCAAGACGCACCACTTCCGCATCGGCATGGAGCAGTACCGCTATGCGCTGCTCGCCGACGAGGGCAAAGTCATCGGACGCTTCGACACCCGCTTCACGGCCGAGCACCAGTACGTCGTGGGGAACGGCTCGCACGACCCCGCGACCGACGATGCGGCGACAGCCGGGGTGAACAGCGCGCACCTGTCGACCTACCGCACCCACCTGGTCGACGACATCGGCTACACGAGCGAGCTGCACTACCGGCACCTGCACAACATGCCGATCGCCCGGGCCTGGGACTGGAAGCACAAGGCGCCGGGGATCGACGCTCCCCAGCTCGTTCCCGACGTCTCGCTCGATCTCTCGGCAGCGGTGCGACGCAACCCCAACCTCAAGGTCTACGTCATGGGCGGCTTCTACGACCTGGCGACGCCGTTCTTCGGTCCGGAGCTCGACGTCGCGCACCTCTATCTCGCGCCGTCGCTGCGCGAGAACATCCGCTTCACGTTCTACGAATCCGGTCACATGACGTTCGTCGACGAGCGAGCGGTCGAGCGGATGAAGAGCGACCTCGACGCGTTCTACCTCGACGCCACCGCCCGCTGA
- a CDS encoding ABC transporter permease yields MTSQIVTRPKTVVVATPRGGRHGGGRWVPFLLRRVGRMLIAMLVIVTAAFVVLRAAGGDPVRAALGPTAPASVVAERRAQLGLDDPLIVQFWDYLTGIVLRGDLGVSLITGRSVNELVEFRLPATVQLAGIAFIVILLIAIPLGLAIAILTVGNRRRPVELAFTSVTGFFAAVPEYLIGVVLLMVFAITIPMLPVAGMSGPQSFILPVLALALGASASLSRIARVEAMNVLTDDYIRTARSKRLPAAMIYFRHALPNMLTATLTLGGALLATMIAGSVLVERVFNWPGMGSAFVQAILTKDYGIVQGLAIVYAAIILVVNLLVDIVLAVLDRRTTILETA; encoded by the coding sequence ATGACGTCGCAGATCGTGACGCGGCCGAAGACCGTCGTGGTGGCCACCCCTCGGGGTGGTCGCCACGGCGGCGGGCGCTGGGTCCCCTTCCTCCTTCGGCGAGTAGGCCGGATGCTCATCGCGATGCTCGTGATCGTGACGGCGGCATTCGTCGTGCTGCGCGCTGCCGGCGGAGACCCGGTGCGGGCCGCGCTCGGCCCCACCGCGCCGGCATCCGTGGTGGCTGAGCGCCGCGCGCAGCTCGGGCTCGACGATCCGCTGATCGTGCAGTTCTGGGACTACCTGACGGGCATCGTGCTTCGGGGCGATCTCGGCGTCTCTCTCATCACCGGGCGATCGGTCAACGAGCTCGTCGAGTTCCGGCTCCCCGCGACGGTGCAGCTCGCGGGGATCGCGTTCATCGTGATCCTGCTCATCGCCATTCCGCTGGGGCTCGCGATCGCGATCCTGACCGTCGGCAACAGGCGCCGTCCGGTCGAGCTTGCCTTCACCTCGGTCACCGGCTTCTTCGCCGCCGTGCCCGAGTACCTGATCGGCGTCGTGCTGCTCATGGTGTTCGCGATCACGATCCCGATGCTCCCCGTCGCCGGAATGAGCGGGCCGCAGTCCTTCATCCTTCCGGTCCTCGCCCTCGCTCTCGGCGCCTCGGCCTCTCTGTCGCGCATCGCCCGTGTCGAGGCGATGAACGTGCTCACCGACGACTACATCCGCACCGCGCGATCGAAGCGGCTGCCCGCCGCGATGATCTACTTCCGGCACGCGCTGCCGAACATGCTCACCGCGACACTGACTCTCGGCGGCGCACTGCTGGCGACGATGATCGCCGGAAGCGTGCTCGTCGAGCGGGTCTTCAACTGGCCGGGCATGGGCAGCGCCTTCGTGCAGGCCATCCTCACGAAGGACTACGGCATCGTGCAGGGCCTCGCCATCGTCTACGCGGCGATCATCCTCGTCGTGAACCTGCTGGTCGACATCGTCCTCGCCGTCCTCGACCGTCGCACGACCATTCTGGAGACCGCATGA
- a CDS encoding ABC transporter substrate-binding protein produces the protein MRRSIVAAAAVGVTALALSGCAATAQPGGEGPQTIKLAVQSDPGTLNPITNATNASESVSTFGYESLLFYPTGAEPKGLLADSWEATTTTVQFTLKDGILCVDGEPLTATDVKSTFEYAAADETGSPYKGVYFPAEGLTIEADDAANTVTFTSANAQSFLAETIGALPIVCASGLADPSVLDTELHGTGAYSLEDSSPGQSYTFALRDDYAWGVDDTTSKTEGLPATVEVSIIESDSTAANLLQTGEANIAEVGGSERDRLGSTDFATELEVPLRPGLIFFNQAEGRVGHDLAVREALAQAVDREAVGPVASAGRGEQITTLVSEFGAACTTMDSSSAIPSYDVEAAAAALDEAGWVEGADGIRAKDGKPLSILMLYPASESQGVTAAIELLQTEFAKIGVDAKPTPSAAYTDVIFSGGDWDIVWAPIFTSLPSDWAGILGGDFPPNGGNWTYNANQEYFDLVGEAQALAGADSCDAWQAAQDSLFSNLEVLPVYSSTSTFYGVGVEFGMSKSILAPTTIRVTE, from the coding sequence ATGAGACGCAGCATTGTCGCCGCGGCCGCCGTCGGCGTGACGGCCCTTGCCCTGTCCGGTTGTGCCGCAACGGCGCAGCCCGGGGGAGAGGGGCCGCAGACGATCAAGCTCGCCGTGCAGTCGGATCCAGGAACGCTGAACCCCATCACGAACGCGACGAACGCCAGTGAGTCCGTGTCCACGTTCGGATACGAGTCGCTGCTCTTCTACCCGACGGGAGCAGAGCCGAAGGGGCTGCTCGCGGACTCGTGGGAGGCCACCACCACCACCGTCCAGTTCACTCTGAAAGACGGCATCCTCTGCGTCGACGGCGAACCGCTCACCGCGACCGACGTGAAGTCGACATTCGAGTACGCCGCGGCCGATGAGACGGGCTCTCCGTACAAGGGCGTCTACTTCCCTGCGGAGGGGCTGACGATCGAGGCGGATGACGCCGCGAACACGGTGACGTTCACGAGTGCGAACGCCCAGAGCTTCCTCGCGGAGACCATCGGCGCGCTGCCGATCGTGTGCGCCTCCGGACTCGCCGACCCCTCGGTGCTCGACACCGAGCTGCACGGCACGGGTGCCTACTCGCTCGAGGACTCGTCTCCTGGACAGTCCTACACGTTCGCGCTGCGCGACGACTACGCGTGGGGCGTCGACGACACGACGAGCAAGACCGAGGGTCTTCCCGCCACTGTCGAGGTGTCGATCATCGAGAGCGACTCGACGGCGGCGAACCTGCTGCAGACCGGCGAGGCGAACATCGCCGAGGTCGGCGGCAGCGAGCGTGATCGTCTCGGATCGACCGACTTCGCGACAGAGCTCGAGGTGCCGCTGCGACCCGGTCTGATCTTCTTCAACCAGGCCGAGGGACGTGTCGGCCACGACCTCGCCGTGCGTGAGGCGCTCGCTCAGGCTGTCGACCGCGAGGCCGTCGGCCCCGTCGCGTCCGCAGGACGCGGAGAGCAGATCACGACACTCGTGTCGGAGTTCGGCGCCGCGTGCACGACCATGGACAGCTCGTCGGCGATCCCGTCGTACGACGTCGAGGCGGCCGCGGCCGCACTCGACGAGGCCGGCTGGGTCGAGGGTGCCGACGGCATCCGCGCGAAAGACGGCAAGCCGCTCTCCATCCTGATGCTCTACCCGGCGTCGGAGAGCCAGGGAGTCACCGCGGCGATCGAGCTGCTGCAGACCGAGTTCGCCAAGATCGGTGTCGACGCGAAGCCGACCCCCTCGGCCGCGTACACCGACGTCATCTTCTCGGGTGGCGACTGGGACATCGTCTGGGCGCCGATCTTCACGAGTCTGCCGAGCGACTGGGCGGGAATCCTCGGAGGCGACTTCCCGCCGAACGGCGGCAACTGGACCTACAACGCCAACCAGGAGTACTTCGACCTGGTGGGCGAGGCTCAGGCACTCGCCGGCGCCGACTCGTGCGACGCGTGGCAGGCGGCGCAGGACTCGCTCTTCAGCAACCTCGAGGTGCTGCCGGTCTACTCGTCGACGTCGACCTTCTACGGCGTGGGAGTGGAGTTCGGGATGTCGAAGAGCATCCTCGCTCCCACCACGATCCGCGTGACAGAGTGA
- a CDS encoding S10 family serine carboxypeptidase-like protein → MGPLEYTARLEELPLRRSDGVAQGTVSAFSYVVDGTATRPVLFLTNGGPGVSSVYLHLSGIGPWRARIPRDPVTDGAPPYGIEASPSTILDVADLVFLDAPGTGFGSFAEEADASAFRSVEGDADAIAIAISEWVNRHRRWDSPKFFLGESYGTQRAAFLATTAHGADTAPLDGIALLGQAVNIQETLDRPGNVVGALANLPYKAATAWFQGVGSREHSTVDDAIDAALHFARTDLALAMLQGDEISASALSETAARLSGMIGIPTQELIDSRLWISKQDFRARLLRGRTLGVTDSRYQSRAGDRSWGEGEIDPSDVALSPRYASGLAQLLAEAFPDSPDRPYRIVDPEAGRNWTWEDEGSARFIAMGRPSPFHTYPYPARLSQWMTQMPRSRLFIGTGVYDSLTTVGAADHLLRHWDLPRERTEAHRYEAGHMMYSDADVSARLNADLRAFLQR, encoded by the coding sequence ATGGGCCCCCTGGAGTACACCGCGCGACTCGAGGAGCTGCCGCTGCGGCGCTCGGACGGCGTCGCGCAGGGCACGGTCTCGGCGTTCAGCTACGTCGTCGACGGCACGGCCACTCGCCCCGTGCTGTTCCTCACCAACGGCGGCCCCGGCGTGTCGTCGGTCTACCTGCACCTCAGCGGCATCGGCCCGTGGCGTGCACGGATCCCTCGCGACCCCGTGACCGACGGCGCTCCGCCCTACGGGATCGAGGCGAGTCCGTCGACGATCCTCGATGTCGCTGACCTGGTGTTCCTCGATGCACCGGGAACCGGTTTCGGATCGTTCGCCGAGGAAGCGGATGCATCGGCCTTCCGGTCCGTCGAGGGCGACGCCGACGCCATCGCCATCGCGATCTCCGAGTGGGTGAACCGACACCGCCGGTGGGACTCGCCGAAGTTCTTCCTCGGCGAGAGCTATGGCACGCAGCGCGCGGCTTTCCTCGCGACCACCGCGCACGGTGCGGACACCGCGCCCCTCGACGGCATCGCGCTGCTCGGGCAGGCCGTCAACATCCAGGAGACCCTCGACCGGCCGGGCAACGTCGTCGGCGCGCTCGCCAATCTGCCCTACAAGGCGGCGACCGCGTGGTTCCAAGGCGTCGGCTCGCGCGAGCACTCGACGGTCGACGACGCGATCGACGCCGCACTCCACTTCGCGCGCACCGACCTGGCGCTCGCGATGCTGCAGGGCGATGAGATCTCAGCATCCGCACTGTCGGAGACAGCGGCGAGGCTGTCCGGCATGATCGGCATCCCGACGCAGGAGCTGATCGATTCACGACTCTGGATCAGCAAGCAGGACTTCCGCGCACGGCTGCTGCGGGGCAGGACGCTGGGAGTCACAGACAGTCGCTATCAGTCGCGAGCCGGAGATCGCTCGTGGGGAGAGGGTGAGATCGACCCGTCTGATGTCGCGCTGTCGCCGAGGTATGCCTCCGGACTCGCTCAGCTGCTCGCCGAGGCGTTCCCTGACTCCCCCGATCGTCCGTACCGGATCGTCGACCCCGAGGCCGGCCGGAACTGGACGTGGGAAGACGAGGGCAGCGCGAGGTTCATCGCGATGGGCCGCCCCTCGCCGTTCCACACGTACCCGTACCCGGCACGGCTCTCGCAGTGGATGACGCAGATGCCCCGGTCGCGGCTCTTCATCGGCACCGGGGTCTACGACTCGCTCACGACCGTCGGCGCGGCCGACCACCTGCTGCGCCACTGGGACCTGCCGCGCGAGCGCACTGAAGCCCACCGCTACGAGGCCGGGCACATGATGTACAGCGACGCCGACGTCTCGGCCCGGCTCAACGCCGACCTCCGCGCGTTCCTCCAGCGCTGA